In Mastomys coucha isolate ucsf_1 unplaced genomic scaffold, UCSF_Mcou_1 pScaffold5, whole genome shotgun sequence, one genomic interval encodes:
- the LOC116078062 gene encoding zinc finger protein 431-like: MNTVTYDDVHVDFTREEWALLDPSQKSLYKDVMVETYRNLTAIGYNLEDHNIEENCQSSRRRARHERSHTGEKPYKGIQYGESFVHHSSLQIHKRTHTREKLYKCNRCDKAFSQHSYLIIHKRTHTGEKPYECNQCGKAYSRHSYLQIHKRTHTGEKPYECKHCSKAFASHDQLRRHERIHTGEKPYKCNQCDKAFSRHSHLQIHKRTHTGEKPYECHQCGKAFLCSGHLKIHKRTHTGEKPYECKQCGKAFTYRGGLQSHEKTHTGVKPYECNQCGKAFASNSSLHYHKRTHTGEKPYECNLCVKAFSCQSSLQNHKRMHTGEKPYECNQCGKSYTNPRSLRIHKRTHTGEKPYECNQCGKAFACHNGLQNHKRTHTGEKPYECNQCGKSYTNPRSLRIHKRTHTGERPYECSQCGKAFAYHGYLQIHKRTHTGEKPYKCNQCGKAFTCRSSLQKHKGMHSGKKPYECSQCGKAFAYHNYLQIHKRKHTGEKTYKCNQCGKAFTCRSSLQKRKGMHSGKKPYECSQCGKAFSQPHNLQIHKRKHTREKP, translated from the exons ATG AATACAGTGACCTATGATGATGTGCATGTGGACTTCACTCGAGAAGAATGGGCTTTGCTGGATCCTTCACAGAAGAGtctctacaaagatgtgatgGTGGAAACCTACAGGAACCTCACTGCTATAG GCTACAATTTGGAAGACCATAATATTGAAGAAAATTGTCAAAGTTCTAGAAGACGTGCAAG GCATGAAAGAagtcatactggagagaaaccctataaaGGTATTCAATATGGTGAATCCTTTGTACATCACAGTAgtcttcaaatacataaaagaacacacactagAGAGAAACTGTATAAATGTAATCGatgtgataaagccttttcaCAACACAGTTATCTCATAatccataaaagaacacatactggagagaagccctatgaatgtaatcaatgtggtaaagcctatTCTCGACACAGTTatctccaaatacataaaagaacacatactggagagaaaccttatgaatgtaagcaTTGTAGTAAAGCTTTTGCAAGCCATGATCAGCTTCGAaggcatgaaagaattcatactggagagaaaccttacaaatgtaatcaatgtgataaagccttttcaCGACACAGTCatctccaaatacataaaagaacacatactggagagaaaccctatgaatgtcatcaatgtggtaaagcctttttaTGTTCCGGTCatcttaaaatacataaaagaacacatactggagagaaaccttatgaatgtaaacaatgtggtaaagcctttacaTATCGTGGTGGACTTCAAAGTCATGAAAAAACACATACTGGAGTtaagccctatgaatgtaatcaatgtggtaaagcctttgcatctAACAGTAGTCTTCACtaccataaaagaacacatactggagagaaaccctatgaatgtaatctaTGTGTTAAAGCCTTTTCATGTCAAAGTAGTcttcaaaatcataaaagaatgcatactggagagaagccctatgaatgtaatcaatgtggtaaatcCTATACAAACCCACGTAGTCTcagaatacataaaagaacacatactggagagaaaccctatgaatgtaatcaatgtggtaaagcctttgcatgtcaCAATGGTcttcaaaatcataaaagaacacatactggagaaaaaccctatgaatgtaatcagtgtggtaaaTCCTATACAAATCCACGCAGTCTCAGAATACATAAAAGAACGCATACTGGAGAGAGGCCCTATGAATGtagtcaatgtggtaaagcctttgcatacCATGGTTATCTTCAAatccataaaagaacacatactggggagaaaccctataaatgtaatcagtgtggtaaagcttTTACATGTCGTAGTAGTCTTCAAAAACATAAAGGAATGCATAGTGGaaagaaaccctatgaatgtagtcaatgtggtaaagcctttgcatatcataattatcttcaaatacataaaagaaaacatactggagagaaaacctataaatgtaatcagtgtggtaaagcttTTACATGTCGTAGTAGTCTTCAAAAACGTAAAGGAATGCATAGTGGaaagaaaccctatgaatgtagtcaatgtggtaaagccttttcacaacCACACAatctccaaatacataaaagaaagcataCTAGAGAGAAACCTTAG